The sequence TCCATTATCACCCCCAGCTTTGCACTTGCTTCTCAAAAAGAGCTTTACGACCATTACGTGGAAATTGCCAAGCATGTAGACATTCCAATTGTACTGTACAATATCCCTGCACGCACAGGCAACAAATTGCTTCCTGAAACCGTTGCAAAGCTGGCTAAAGATGTAGACATCATCATGGGTGCCAAAGACTCCAGCGGTGACTGGGATAACTTACTTGCCTACATCAACCTTACTAAGGACTTAGACAAAGACTTCCGTGTTTTGTCGGGAAACGATTCACTGATTCTGCCTTGCCTGGAGGCAGGAGGTGCAGGCGGCATCGCAGGATGTGCAAACGTATACCCTCATGTTCTTGCATCTATTTATGAACTGTTCAAGGCTGGTAAGCTTGAAGAGGCGAAAACCGCCCAAGACTCCATCGCCTCCTTCCGTGCCGTATTCAAATATGGTAATCCGAACACGGTTGTTAAAAAGGCTGTTTCTTTGCTTGGTTATCCTGTAGGCGACTGCCGCCGTCCATTCAACTACCTATGCGACGAAGGCGCCACCGCACTAAAACAAGTTTTGAAGGAAAACGCCGACAAAGGGATGTGTTAATATGAGTATGAAATTTAAACCTGTGATAGGCATTTCTATGGGAGACCCCTTTGGAAATGGTCCAGAAATAACTGTTCGTGCACTGGCAGATGAAGAAATCTACCAGCGTTGTAAACCCTTAGTAGTAGGCGACGAGACTTCCATGCGTTACGCTCTGAAGGTGGCCGGGATAGTTCACGGCATTCATCTGGAGCTGAATGTGGTATCCACACCCGCCGAAGGCAAGTATACCTATGGCACCATCGACTTAATGGATTTGAAGCTGATTCCTGCAGACGAAATTCCAGATACCTCCAGACTGGATGTACCTGAGCCTTTTGGCGTGGGAGCCTGTGCCCTGGGCGGAGAGGCAGCTTTCCAGTACGTTGTAAAAGTTATTCAGCTGGATCAGGATGGCCAGATCGATGCTACGGTTACCAATGCTCTGAGCAAGGAAGCCATAAACATGGCTGGCCACCACTACTCAGGCCATACCGAGATTTATGCAGATTACACGGACACCCCTAAGTACACCATGATGCTGGCTCACGGCGATCTGCGGGTCGTCCATGTTTCCACTCATGTGTCTTTACGAGAAGCTTGTGACCGTGTCAAGAAAGATCGTGTCCTGGATTGCATCCGCATTGCCAACGAAGGCTGCAAAGCACTGGGAATTAAAGAACCTAAAATTGGCGTTGCAGGGCTGAATCCCCATTGTGGTGAGAACGGCATGTTTGGCTGGGAGGAAGTCAAAGAAATCCAGCCTGCCATCGAGGCTGCCATGGCTGAGGGCATCATGATCCCTGAAAAGAAGCCTACTCCTCCCGATACCGTGTTCTCTAAGGCACTGGGCGGATGGTATGACATCGTTGTGGCCATGTACCACGATCAAGGTCATATCCCTTTAAAGGTGAAAGGCTTTGTTTATAACCGTGAGGAAAAGCACTGGGAGGCTGTCGAAGGTGTGAATGTAACCCTGGGTCTGCCTATCATTCGTGCCAGCGTGGACCATGGCACCGGCATCGACCTTGCAGGCAGCGGCCGTTCCAGCGAGCTGAGCCTGGTCAATGCCATAGATTATGCTATCCTTATGGTTCATGCCAGGAAAGAAGCCTGATATTGTATGGTATATACACTGTACACGCATTTTACCAAACAGAACGATTGAATTGATATAATGTCCCAAATGCAAAAAATAATCCTGTATAATAGAGAGGAGTTCAATCAAATGACTATCCCAATGATTATTGCCATTGCTATCACTGCATTCATGATTATTTTAATCATGACAGAAAAACTTCCGTTCGGCGCACCTCCAATTCTCGCATGTCTGCTAATGGTTCTTTTTGGAATAACCGATATCAAGACTGCTTTCGGCGGTTTTTCTAACGCTACCATTATTATGCTTGCCTCTTTCATGGCAATCGTGGCCGCTCTTCAAAAAACCAGCCTTATTGGTACTTTCAGAAAAACAATTTTGAATATGGCTAACAAAGGTGGATTTAAGGCATATATACTGTTATTTATTATCGTTATGTTGGCTAGCAGTATCTTTGGCACGGGCTCAACTGCATTCTATGTTCTTACTTTAGGTATATTATCTACTATACAGTATACTGACAAGTTACCACGTGGTAAAGTTATTGCTGCTGCTGGTTTCGCAGCTAACCATCCACTAATTCCTGTAAATGTTACATTACAATATGGGATTGTTATTGCTGTTTTAGGAGCTGCTGGTTCAGGTATTACCAGCGTTTCCTTAGCAAAATTCTCTATTGTAAATCTAATACTTTCATTAGCTTATGTAGTATGGGCTTTAATTGGTTATAAAGTTCTACCTAACAAAAATGTTGAAGATACAGAACTCGACGCTGATAAGTCTAAAGAAATAGTTTACGATTTACCAAAATGGAAAGAAAATACAACATATGCAGCCTTTATTGCAGCTGTTGTTGGTATGATTCTTCAAAGTAAAGTTGGCGATGCAGGATATATGATTCCAGGTTTATCTGCATGTCTGGTTTTAGCTATCGGTGTTCTGAATTTCGATGAAATTCGTAACAACATCGGTGCTCCGATTATTTTGATGTCTGCTGGCGTCATCGGTGTAGCTGATGCTCTAGGCAGTACAGGCTTAACTGCTTTAGTTGGCGAAACTGTAGCTAATATGCTTGGCACTAATATCAATCCTTTCATCCTGATCTTTGTTTTCTGCATGTTAACAAGTGTACTTGCAACCCTTACAGGATCCACTATAGGTACTGTGTATGTATTTGCACCTATGGCTATTGCTACCTGCATGAGCTTGGGCCTAAATCCAACAGCAGCTGCTGCTGCAATTGTAGTTTCGGGCTGGAATGGCCATTTCTTACCAATTGACGGTATGCCTGCTATGGTAATGGGAATTGGTAAGTACAATCTAATAGAGTTTTGGAAATACACAATTCCGATGTACTTTATCCGCCTGCTTGCTTTAACTGCCGGAGCTTTGCTATTGTTCCCAATGTAAGATTCTAAATTACTTAAATGAATGGCAAGCAGTGACCAAACGCATTCAATGTGTATCAAAAAAATATCCGACTTTATATGAAACGGATAATCAACCGACATTTTGAGAAAGAGGTATAATTATGAATAATAAATTTGAACTGGAGCATATCGGCATCAATACCCCAAATGCTGAGGAGGCAGAAAGACTGGCTCAGCTTCTGAGCATGATGTTTAACCTGGAGCCTCGTCATGGACAAAAGTCCGAATTCGGCGGTCCTTACTTTGAGTGTATGAAGGCTCCATTCCTGGGGGCAAACGGCCATATTGCTATGCGTACACCTGATTTGACCGCTGCCGCAGAAGAGTTGAAAGAAAAAGGCTTCTCTTTCAACATGGATACTGCCGCATATTCCGAGGAAGGCAAACTGAAGAACGTCTATTTAGACGGCGAGTTTGGCGGATTTGCCATCCATATTATGCAAAAGTAACGGCAAAACCAATTGAATCAATGCAACGAAATAAACCTCAGTTTTAACTGCACCCCAAAAGTTAGGCATGTGATAACATGTTAGGCGAAAGGGGTGCAATTTTTAATAGAGGTAACAATTTTCTCGTATATAGTCATCGAAAAAGGGTATAGGGCGTTGCGTGATGCGAATGAAAGATATTCTTTCGAAGGACGATGTGATTATTCGAAAAGTTATCAACAGCTTACTTTATTTTTGAGAAGATATTTTTACTGTTTGACACATTTCCTGCAGGACTCTGTGGATTTTCCCCTGAGCGGATTCGTCGCACAGGATTACAATTTTATCCCCGGCCGATAATGTTGTATTTCCCCGCGGAACAAACTCCGCTTCACCCCTCATAAGCGATACCAGCAGACAGGTCTGGGGCCAGTCGATCTCAGAAACTTTCTGTCCATCTGCATCACTTCCGTGAAATATCATTCCTTCTACCAGTACCTTTTCTCTGCTAAGAGAAGAGTGAATTTCCGGTTTCATCTTTGCCAGTAACCGGTGAAGAAGCTGGTCATAGACGGGAGCCGTATGAAACATATCAGGGATGATATAGGCCACCAGGGCAACCATGGACAGTGTCAGCAAATGAGAGAAACTGCCGGTCATCTCACTGATCAGAATGACCCCGGTGATGGGAGAGCGGACAATGGCAGAAAAACAACCTGCCATTCCCAAAATGATAAAATTATCCAGAAGTCCGTTTAAGGAACCGGTTACCAATCCAGCTGCATGGTAATAAATACTTCCGCTTAATGCTCCGATTACCAGAAGAGGAAGAAAGATTCCACCCGGTGCACCGCAGCCAAAGCTTAACATGGAAAAACTGAATTTAGCGATCAGAAGTACGATCAATGCCCCAAGTGCCATCTGGCTGCTGGTCAGTGTTTCCACCAGGGAATGACCTCCGCCTAGTACATATGGGTAGGTAAAACCGAAAATTCCAGCCAGTAAAAATGGAATCAGAACCCGGACCGCCTGAACCTGGATTCTCATATACAAATCCTGAGTCATGGAAAGGCAGTTGTTATAAAGAACTCCCATAGCTCCCAGGATTACCCCGAAGAGAATCACGTGGCCATATGTAGATAAAGGCATCATAGTGCTGATCTGAAAATTAAAAGCCGGCTGAAGACCAAACACATTTCTGGAAACGTAATCAGCCGTAATGGAGGAGGCCATAGTAGATAAAAGCAGTTCCGGTGAAAAATGCTTGTGAACCTCTTCCAAGGAGAATAGAACACCGGCAATGGGAGCATTAAATGCAGCAGAAAGTCCGGCGCTGGCCCCGCATGTAATTAGAAGCTTCTCCTCTGTTCTGGCTCTTTTGGTCAGGCGCGACAAGCCCTTTGCAGCCATTGCACCCAGCTGAATACTTGGTCCCTCCCTTCCCAGTGACAGACCGCACCCAATGGAAAGAAGACCTCCCCCCATCTTTGCGATCAGGACTCTCCACCAACAGGGGTCTAATTCCCCCATCATCTCACCTTCTACCTGGGGAATCCCACTTCCGGATATAAAGGATTCCCATTTCAACAGCATTGCAACAACAAAAGCTGCGGCTGCCAAAAAAACAAACCACACCGGTATCACCCATATGTGTTCTTTTCCATAGCTTAAAACTATATTAAGCAATTTCTCCGCATAGGTCAGGAGATACCGGAAAAGCACAACAATAACGCCTGAAATTGCACCAACAGCAATTCCTTCCAATATTAGAGCATAGCGAAAACTTCGGTAACGATTGATGGTATTCTTTACCGTGTGACATTCAGTCTGCATAATCATCCCTCCTGTAGCTGTATTTTGTTTCATCTGCAAACAATATAAAATTATAGTTCTTAAAATTTCTGTTTGCAAGTCAAATGCTGTATTTTTCTCTGTAATGGCTGTCTCATGGAAAATTTTATTAATACATCTGTATGCAATTGCAGTCTGGAGTTTTGTGGGATTTAGGTAATACAGTTGAGGGATGCATTTCATTAACTTGAAAAATATGATATAATTTGAGTGCCGGTAATAAACGCAGTTTATAGGTCATATTCATGAAATTGAAACAGAGGAAGATAAAAACATAGGCGAGGATACGTCCAGAGATACGGAAGGATATGCCAATTGATAAGGAGATTTGTTTGATATGACACAGTTTACTGAGGAAGTCCTAGTAATAATAAAGGGAATACCATATGGGAGAGTTATGAGCTACGGACGGGTTGCAAGACTTGCAGGAAATACTAGAGGTGCGAGGCAGGTAGTCAGGATACTTCATTCTATGTCTGAGAAGTACAACCTCCCTTGGCACCGGATCATTAACTCCAAAGGCAAAATATCAATCACGGATAAAAGAGATGCAGCTATTCAAAGAGAACTTCTTATATCGGAAGGAATAGAGGTGACTGAGGACGGATACATAGATATTTCTATATATGGAATATGAGATCAATGCTGCTGTAGCTTTTGGCGGCACCTATGTCACATTCGGTTCGTGTGAATAAGTCTACTAAGTCAGATTTAAAAGTTAAGTGGTCAGATTAGAATTTCAAATTAGAGCGCAACAATATTCATAAAATCAAATATCAATTGATTCATATAAAATGAAAGGGAGTTGACAATATGTCTAAAATGCCGATGATGTTTATAGGCCATGGCTCGCCTATGAACGCAATAGAAGATAACCGCTATACAAGGAACTGGAAGGAAATGGCCAAGAAAATACCTAAGCCTGAGTCAATAGTATCAATTTCGGCACATTGGTATACGAAAGGCACAAAGATTATGAATGAGGAAAATCCAAAGACAATTTATGATATGTACGGATTTCCTAAAGAGTTATATGAGATTCCATATAATGTTCCCGGCAATCCGAAACTTGCGGAAAATGTAAAAAGTTTAATCAGCAAACAAAGTGTATTTGATAATTCCTGGGGCATTGACCACGGCACCTGGTCTGTTTTGGTCCATATGTACCCCGAAAGAGATATCCCCGTTATTCAAATTAGCATAGATGCCTCCGCGCCGCCGGAAGTTCATTATCAGATAGGCAAGGAGTTAAAATCCTTAAGGCATCAAGGCGTTTTATTGTTTGGCACCGGAAATATTGTTCACAACCTACGAATGATTGATTGGGGGATAGAAGACAAAGGCTTTGATTGGGCATATAAGTTTGATGATTATATAAAAGAGAATATTGAAAATAGAAATCATGAGAATGTCATTAATTATCTGAGCTTGGGAGAAACAGCAAAATTAGCCGTACCTACGCCGGATCATTTTAATCCAATCTTATATATACTTGGCGCCTCCGATAAAGAAGATAAGATATCAACTTATAACAACAGCTGCATGATGGGGTCCTTGTCTATGACAAGCTATTTATTTACATAGATGGCAACACATATACCACATAACAAAACTATTGATCTGAAAAATATATAGTTTTTTGATAATAAGACAAGAAAGGAGCTTATAAATGGAGCATAAATTCTATATCAATTCAAATAATGGATATGCCGCTATGCTAGAGCAATATAGAGCCATGCATGAGCAAATAGGGGATGCTCGTTTCTTGCCTAACCACGATATGAGGAAAGGAATCGTTTATGATATAAAACCGGAGTATGGCAAGGGAACCATACAAATATATAATTTGCTCGGCAATGCTATGCTGCTCATCTATGATTTTGTGTTTAATAAGGATATTGTAACAGCATTTGATTTAACCCACAATTATTTCGAGATTGAATACTGTATAGACGGATGCATGTATATAGAAGAAGAAAAGGCAGGAGATACTTGCTTTAGCCAAAACAACTTATCCATCTCTTTATCACAGGATATGAAAGGTATTATCAAGCGTTGTGCAGGTCAAAAGTATCAGGGAGTT is a genomic window of Lacrimispora sphenoides containing:
- the dapA gene encoding 4-hydroxy-tetrahydrodipicolinate synthase, giving the protein MKNVELKGIIPPILTPMNPDESINLKELGNQIERMLEGGVHGLFPFGTNGEGYILSENEKIEVLEATIDQVKHRVPVYAGTGCISTVDTIRISRKAQELGADVLSIITPSFALASQKELYDHYVEIAKHVDIPIVLYNIPARTGNKLLPETVAKLAKDVDIIMGAKDSSGDWDNLLAYINLTKDLDKDFRVLSGNDSLILPCLEAGGAGGIAGCANVYPHVLASIYELFKAGKLEEAKTAQDSIASFRAVFKYGNPNTVVKKAVSLLGYPVGDCRRPFNYLCDEGATALKQVLKENADKGMC
- a CDS encoding PdxA family dehydrogenase, yielding MKFKPVIGISMGDPFGNGPEITVRALADEEIYQRCKPLVVGDETSMRYALKVAGIVHGIHLELNVVSTPAEGKYTYGTIDLMDLKLIPADEIPDTSRLDVPEPFGVGACALGGEAAFQYVVKVIQLDQDGQIDATVTNALSKEAINMAGHHYSGHTEIYADYTDTPKYTMMLAHGDLRVVHVSTHVSLREACDRVKKDRVLDCIRIANEGCKALGIKEPKIGVAGLNPHCGENGMFGWEEVKEIQPAIEAAMAEGIMIPEKKPTPPDTVFSKALGGWYDIVVAMYHDQGHIPLKVKGFVYNREEKHWEAVEGVNVTLGLPIIRASVDHGTGIDLAGSGRSSELSLVNAIDYAILMVHARKEA
- a CDS encoding SLC13 family permease: MTIPMIIAIAITAFMIILIMTEKLPFGAPPILACLLMVLFGITDIKTAFGGFSNATIIMLASFMAIVAALQKTSLIGTFRKTILNMANKGGFKAYILLFIIVMLASSIFGTGSTAFYVLTLGILSTIQYTDKLPRGKVIAAAGFAANHPLIPVNVTLQYGIVIAVLGAAGSGITSVSLAKFSIVNLILSLAYVVWALIGYKVLPNKNVEDTELDADKSKEIVYDLPKWKENTTYAAFIAAVVGMILQSKVGDAGYMIPGLSACLVLAIGVLNFDEIRNNIGAPIILMSAGVIGVADALGSTGLTALVGETVANMLGTNINPFILIFVFCMLTSVLATLTGSTIGTVYVFAPMAIATCMSLGLNPTAAAAAIVVSGWNGHFLPIDGMPAMVMGIGKYNLIEFWKYTIPMYFIRLLALTAGALLLFPM
- a CDS encoding VOC family protein; translation: MNNKFELEHIGINTPNAEEAERLAQLLSMMFNLEPRHGQKSEFGGPYFECMKAPFLGANGHIAMRTPDLTAAAEELKEKGFSFNMDTAAYSEEGKLKNVYLDGEFGGFAIHIMQK
- a CDS encoding ClC family H(+)/Cl(-) exchange transporter, coding for MQTECHTVKNTINRYRSFRYALILEGIAVGAISGVIVVLFRYLLTYAEKLLNIVLSYGKEHIWVIPVWFVFLAAAAFVVAMLLKWESFISGSGIPQVEGEMMGELDPCWWRVLIAKMGGGLLSIGCGLSLGREGPSIQLGAMAAKGLSRLTKRARTEEKLLITCGASAGLSAAFNAPIAGVLFSLEEVHKHFSPELLLSTMASSITADYVSRNVFGLQPAFNFQISTMMPLSTYGHVILFGVILGAMGVLYNNCLSMTQDLYMRIQVQAVRVLIPFLLAGIFGFTYPYVLGGGHSLVETLTSSQMALGALIVLLIAKFSFSMLSFGCGAPGGIFLPLLVIGALSGSIYYHAAGLVTGSLNGLLDNFIILGMAGCFSAIVRSPITGVILISEMTGSFSHLLTLSMVALVAYIIPDMFHTAPVYDQLLHRLLAKMKPEIHSSLSREKVLVEGMIFHGSDADGQKVSEIDWPQTCLLVSLMRGEAEFVPRGNTTLSAGDKIVILCDESAQGKIHRVLQEMCQTVKISSQK
- a CDS encoding MGMT family protein, whose protein sequence is MTQFTEEVLVIIKGIPYGRVMSYGRVARLAGNTRGARQVVRILHSMSEKYNLPWHRIINSKGKISITDKRDAAIQRELLISEGIEVTEDGYIDISIYGI
- the ygiD gene encoding 4,5-DOPA-extradiol-dioxygenase; the protein is MSKMPMMFIGHGSPMNAIEDNRYTRNWKEMAKKIPKPESIVSISAHWYTKGTKIMNEENPKTIYDMYGFPKELYEIPYNVPGNPKLAENVKSLISKQSVFDNSWGIDHGTWSVLVHMYPERDIPVIQISIDASAPPEVHYQIGKELKSLRHQGVLLFGTGNIVHNLRMIDWGIEDKGFDWAYKFDDYIKENIENRNHENVINYLSLGETAKLAVPTPDHFNPILYILGASDKEDKISTYNNSCMMGSLSMTSYLFT